The DNA window TGGGGCAAAAGCCCATGTCTTCGAGCTGCATCAATGTGACGATGGTGAACGGATCGTAACAGCTGAAGACATCGACATCGGCAGGCGAGAGGTCTGCCATGGCAAAAGCGGCTGGTGCGGCAAAGACCTGCGGGGTCGCGGTGAAATCGCTTTGTTCGGCCCAATGCATCCCTGTATGCGAGGTGCCCAGACCGACGCCGGCCACCGTGATGGGTGTCTGTCGCAAGTCGCGGGCGCGTTCTGCGGTGGTCATCAAGTAGGCGCCGCCGCCGTCCGAGATCAGGCAGCAATCCTCCTTGCGGAAGGGGTCGGCAATTTTGGGGCTCTCGCGATACTGCTCCAGCGAAAGTGGCCGCTCGTGGAGCACGGCGGCGGGGTTATGGTTCGCATGACGACGGCCAGCGACCGCGATGGCACCCAGCTGATCTTCGGTGGTCCCGAATTCGTGCATATGTCGGCGCGCAATGGTGGCGAAATAGATGGGTTGGGGAAACCAGCCAAATGGCAATTCGAGGTTTTGCTTGAAGAGTTCGGCTGCGTGGAACTGTCCGGGTCCACCGGTCATGTCGGCGCGTTGGGTAGCCCAGGCAACCGAGAAGATATTGAGAATATATTTCGCCTGGCCCCTGCGTAATGCTTGCGCTGCCTGATAGGGAGCGGTCCCGGCCCAGACCATGCCGCCGCCCTGGTCGGATTCCCAAATTTCCTGCTGGACGTCGAAATGATCGCGGAAGGCCTGGCCATCGAATCCGTCGAGAGTGGAGTTCCACATCAGTCCGTCCACTTGATCGGGAGGCAGGCCGGCATCCTCGAGGGCACGTTCGATGGCCTGAGCGGTGATTTCACTCGGTGTCCGGCCCGAGGCACGCGTATGTTCGGACTCGCCGACCCCGGCGATCGCGACCTCGCCGCGAATCCCGTCCAGGTTCTCGGCAAATCCCCAATCCTTGCTGCTTGTCACGGAAGTCTTCTACCCTGTTTGGCCCCGTTTGCCGAGGAAGCCAGAGCCGCGATCCGGTGTCCTTTCCCACTGGAACAACAGGCGTTCAGCCCCTAAGGTAGAGAATTGAGGTAATTGATATGTTCGATCCGACACTGACAGATGAGCAAGAAGCGTTAATCCAGACAGCCCGCCGTTTTGCGGCCGAGAAAATCGTCCCGGTTGCGGCAAAATACGACGAGACCGGGGAGTGGCCTGCCGATGTCTTCCGCGAGGCTTGGGAGGTCGGCTTGATGAATGTCGAAATCCCCGAATCCCTCGGCGGGCTTGGTCTGTCTACCGTTGGGGGAAGCCTTGTGACCGAGGAACTGGCCTATGGTTGCTCGGGGATCGCGACCAGCATCATGGCGAACCATCTGGCGTCCCTGCCTTTGATGATTGCCGGAACCGACGCGCAGAAAGAGAAATACCTCGGTTCTCTGATTGCCGATCCGATTTTCGCTTCCTATGCCTGCAGTGAGCCGGAAGCGGGCTCGGATGTCGCCGGCATGCAAACTCGGATCGTTCAGGATGGAGACGACTGGATTCTCAATGGCCAGAAGCGGTGGATCACAAACGCGAGCCACGCCAGTTGGTATACGGGCTTTGCCACGACCGACCCGTCGCTTCGGCATAAGGGAATCACCGCTTTTGTCGTGCCCAAAGATCATCCCGGTGTCTCTTCCGGCAAGAAGGAAGATAAACTCGGGCAGCGCGCTTCCGATACAGCCGACGTAATTTTCGAGGACGTCCGTCTGTCCGCGGATAATCTTCTCGGCGAACCCGGTCAGGGCTTTGCGATTGCGATGGAGACGTTTGATAAATCCCGCCCGATGATCGCGGCCATTTGTAGCGGCATTATCCGTCGCTGCGCCGAGGAATCGCGAGCGTATGCGCTCGAGCGTAAAACCTTTGGCGTCCCGATTGCCCAGCATCAGGCGGTGCAGTTCATGATCGCCGAGATGGTCATGGCCGAGGAAGCTGTGAAGCTTTTGTGGCTCAAGGCGGCCTGGGAAGTCGATAACGGCATCAAGCGGACGAGCACCTCGGCGATCGCCAAGGCCTATGGTGCCGATCTGGCGATGAAATGCGCGACCGACGCCGTTCAGGTTTTTGGCGGTTATGGCTATACGAAGGAATACCCGGTCGAAAAATTGATGCGGGATGCCAAGCTCCTGCAGATCTACGAGGGCACATCGCAGATCCAGCGCGTCGTGATCGCGCGTAACTATCTGATGCGCAGCTGACCGACCGGCGGGTGTGGTCACCCGTTGGAGGTCCGTGGCCTGAATTGATGAAGACGCTTCTCCTCGACATAGGAAATGTTCTGGTGGGTTTCGACTTCGGCCGGGCTCGGCCGAAATTCCAGGCGGCGAGCACGGCGACAGGCGATCCCCTCGAGCGGTTGGCCGAGCTCAAATACGATCTGGAGATCGGAGCGATTGACGGAGATGCGTTTGTGTCGGCAGGCATGAAGACTCTCGGATTCCAGAAAAGCGCCGCGGATTTTCGTCGTATCTGGGAGGAGATCTTCACCCCGATCGATGCAATGTGGGAAGTGGTGCTGAAGGCGCGTGCGACCCATCGCCTGCTCTTGCTGTCCAATACAAGCGATATCCACAAGGATCATCTTTTCCGCGATTATTCGATTTTCCGGCACTTCAGTGGCGGGATCTATTCCTACAGCAGTCATTGCCTGAAACCCGATCCGCTCATTTTTCGCAAAGCGATCGAGGAGTACTCTCTCGTGCCGGAGGAGACGCTCTACGTGGACGATCTCGAGGATAATGTGCACGTCGCTGCCGGAGCGGGGTTTGCCGCTGTGCGCTATGATCGGGCTGCGCATGATGCCTTCCTGACCGAGGCACGTGCATTGGGGCTGAGGCTTCCCGAGGACTAGGCTCGGCCTGCGGGGACCGTAATCTTGTACCAGCGTTGATGGCTCCGGCTTGCCTCGCACCAACCTTCTCGGACGAGAAGGCCGCCGCCGGCTTCGATGGTTCGAGCCGAGGCCTGATTGGCGCCGTCGCAAGTCAGAGCGACTTGCTCCAGTCCGATCAGGCGTGCCTCGTCGAGCGTTCTTGCCAGCAGCGCCCCGGCGACTCCCTGACGGCGAGCAGATGGCGCAACGGCAAAGCCGATATGACCGCCAATCTCTTCCAGTGCGGGCGTCATGCGGTGGCGCAGGTTCACGACGCCCAGCAACCTGCCGCGGGCCTCCCAGAACCAGGTCGAGGCCGGTACGCGTCCGGGAAGCAGTTTGTCCTCGTCTCGCGCGGCGGACAGAAAGGCGATCGCCTCGTCGATCGATGCGGTGCGTGGGGTGAAGTAGGCGTGGAGCTGATCGGGGTGGGCGTCGAATTCGCCAAGGAAATCCTCCAGAGCCCGCCGATGCCTTTGCTGCAGAACTACCAGCTTTCCGGCCGCCGCCATCAAACCGGGATATCCGGCAGTTTGGCCGGGTGCAATGCCACTGGATCTTGTGGCGCGAGATGCCGCTTGCGAGCCGTATCGCTTCTGAGGGGCTCGTCGCGCTTGCCGACGCGGGTCGGATAGAGTTTCCTCATGGCGTGGGTTGGCCGTCATTGCGTGAATCGGAGGTTGGGATGCGAAATAAAGCGTCCGGGGGTGATTGCGCGCGGCTCGCGACGAAGCCAACGCGAGGACGGTTATGCTAGGCGGGCTCGACCTCGCGGTCTTCCTCGTTTGTCTGGCGGCCGTGATGGGCATCGGTCTTCTCGCCGGTGGCCGCGGTCAGACCTCGGACGAGTATTTTCTCGCAAGCCGTTCCATGCCGTGGTGGGGGGTGGCCGGTTCTGTTTTTGGTACGAATGTGTCGGCAAACCATCTCGTCGGCATGCTGGGGGTGGGTTTTTCGATCGGCTTTGCGCAGAGCCATTTTGAATTGGGCGCCGTTTTTGCGCTCTTGGCGCTGGCCTATCTGCTGCTGCCGGTCTTTGCCGGCCTGCGTGTTCATACGCTCTCGGAGTACCTGGCCCTTCGCTATGATGAGCGCGCGAGTCTGCTGTACTCGGTTACGACGCTTTTGTTGATCGCAGCCCAGATGACAGCCTTGTTCTATGTCGGCTCGCGGTCGATGTCGCTTCTGCTGCGCGACTCCATTCTCGACCCGGGATATGTGGGCGGCGTGGTCGCGCTGGCGACCATCACCGGCGTCTACACGATCATCGGTGGGATGCGGGCGGTGGTCTGGACGGATGTGATTCAGTCGGGTCTGCTTCTGGTTTCGGGAATTCTCGTGGCGATTGCGACCTTTGCGCAGCCCGAGATCGATGGTTTTTCCGGTCTGCTCGCCAACGATGCGGCAGTGCCGCGACCCGAACAACGCATGCACCTCTACCTGCCGGCGGATCATGCATCCTTGCCATGGACCGGTGTGTTTACCGGGCTGATGGTCCTGCATCTCTCCTTCTGGTGCACCAACCAGTATATCGTCCAGAGGACGCTCGCCGCGCGCAGCCAGCAGCAGGCACGCTACGGTATTCTTGCGGGTGGGTTTCTGAAGCTTCTGGTGCCCTTTTTTTCGATCGCCGGCGGCGTGGCTGC is part of the Candidatus Binatia bacterium genome and encodes:
- a CDS encoding thiolase family protein, with amino-acid sequence MTSSKDWGFAENLDGIRGEVAIAGVGESEHTRASGRTPSEITAQAIERALEDAGLPPDQVDGLMWNSTLDGFDGQAFRDHFDVQQEIWESDQGGGMVWAGTAPYQAAQALRRGQAKYILNIFSVAWATQRADMTGGPGQFHAAELFKQNLELPFGWFPQPIYFATIARRHMHEFGTTEDQLGAIAVAGRRHANHNPAAVLHERPLSLEQYRESPKIADPFRKEDCCLISDGGGAYLMTTAERARDLRQTPITVAGVGLGTSHTGMHWAEQSDFTATPQVFAAPAAFAMADLSPADVDVFSCYDPFTIVTLMQLEDMGFCPKGSGGAFVEGKHLHFDGGGLPTNTHGGMLSHAYVLGIAHVVEIVRQLRGQAAAQVPDAKVAVYGGYTGPQASTLLLVRGDA
- a CDS encoding HAD-IA family hydrolase, with protein sequence MKTLLLDIGNVLVGFDFGRARPKFQAASTATGDPLERLAELKYDLEIGAIDGDAFVSAGMKTLGFQKSAADFRRIWEEIFTPIDAMWEVVLKARATHRLLLLSNTSDIHKDHLFRDYSIFRHFSGGIYSYSSHCLKPDPLIFRKAIEEYSLVPEETLYVDDLEDNVHVAAGAGFAAVRYDRAAHDAFLTEARALGLRLPED
- a CDS encoding GNAT family N-acetyltransferase, encoding MAAAGKLVVLQQRHRRALEDFLGEFDAHPDQLHAYFTPRTASIDEAIAFLSAARDEDKLLPGRVPASTWFWEARGRLLGVVNLRHRMTPALEEIGGHIGFAVAPSARRQGVAGALLARTLDEARLIGLEQVALTCDGANQASARTIEAGGGLLVREGWCEASRSHQRWYKITVPAGRA
- a CDS encoding acyl-CoA dehydrogenase family protein; the encoded protein is MFDPTLTDEQEALIQTARRFAAEKIVPVAAKYDETGEWPADVFREAWEVGLMNVEIPESLGGLGLSTVGGSLVTEELAYGCSGIATSIMANHLASLPLMIAGTDAQKEKYLGSLIADPIFASYACSEPEAGSDVAGMQTRIVQDGDDWILNGQKRWITNASHASWYTGFATTDPSLRHKGITAFVVPKDHPGVSSGKKEDKLGQRASDTADVIFEDVRLSADNLLGEPGQGFAIAMETFDKSRPMIAAICSGIIRRCAEESRAYALERKTFGVPIAQHQAVQFMIAEMVMAEEAVKLLWLKAAWEVDNGIKRTSTSAIAKAYGADLAMKCATDAVQVFGGYGYTKEYPVEKLMRDAKLLQIYEGTSQIQRVVIARNYLMRS